One part of the Gossypium raimondii isolate GPD5lz chromosome 1, ASM2569854v1, whole genome shotgun sequence genome encodes these proteins:
- the LOC105785847 gene encoding trans-Golgi network-localized SYP41-interacting protein 1 isoform X1: MSEFHDLENSGTVDNRPIYPQSSTNQIQLKSQVELSHVDSREDLFVDAPDELNNDNKEGGMPAVSPNVAVLEGKRNAVARLFDETDNNDSNHFVNEMEHLRALLEQAVDEKERLEVKYKEEMGVFSREIHMKDQEIERLNARDISSVAEAGKEVFTEKNRQYEVTMERILAALASVVNQGDVMGYSSGEQVDLVEKSMLALIEKYNQFLFEVNQLRQCLTKAEYDFGVQEFGTLFVAVRDELFELRRKEALLVEKIGLLEDENRKFVEQVENEKVTVNTLNSELGKTKAECEEEKMKCANTKEKLNLAVTEGKSLVQQRDALKQSLDDKASELDKCLAELQEKTSALEAAESHNHELVKSENLVASLQELLSQKTLIVKTFEHILSHLDVPEELQSVDIVGRARWLANERNELKGASLDFCRLKDSICAIDLPENISFSDLGSRLAWLKESFYRAKDDINMLQNEMSRTKEAASDEIDKLSALRSAVQQEKDYIMEELDHLRIKNDEIVAKAEQISLDKDHLSDSLAAELTEKDKIQKELDDLTNKYENIVGKVHQLSSEKDQMFRLLVEGSGKVMGDQEVIEETSSNLPVLIDRCLEKLKEQTSPSVETPFVDAELFEKYQSLLYVRDLELMLFKEILEEDMLVWSQLNDLSNQFRVTSQELFSLKEEKDVLQKDLERSEEKAGLVREKLTMAVKKGKGLVQDRDNLKILLEEKKSEIEKLRLEIQQEESRVAECRDQINTLSADLERVPKLESNLVAMKEERDQLEKFLTESNSILQRVVESIDRIVIPVDSEFLEPVEKLDLLAGYIDDCQTANTQTEQELMEVKEESSNLAGKLAQAQETMKLLEDALAVVKNDLSQLAEEKKEMEFDKKHIEIELQKTIEEARLLEEACDARKSLEEALSQAENKTSVLITEKEDVQGNKAASDMEVEKMREEIAIQTSRLAEAYNTITTLENALSLAEKTVASLTEQNNNAQVEITNLDNELKKLKNETDTHTSQLKDAGITIKSLDNALAKAENDFSALLGEKRTADQEVSTLNSKLNVCMEELAGSSGNLASRSMELIGHLNNLQMLAKDQSLLSTMRQCFDRNTERLKDMDLTIKNVREYLFDKDLKLQQGYPFSEDIASLLRQFSDDIDNTLNIEMENDEANAINAVDVSLCFRRVTEGFQMRNKILADRFEGFSSFLDESIATLLKNLQAIEDEVKSMIKHKESFKQEYVQKELDDLTSKYEKVVEKVHQLSLEKDQMVQLLVEGSGIVIGEQEGTEEASSNLPGLIYRCLEKIKERSASLETPFVDKDHFENFQSLLYVRGLELMLCEEILEEDMLVRSQLNDLSNQFKVTSQELFALKEEKDVLQKGLEQSEEKSGLLKEKLSMAVKKGKGLVQDREKLKVLMKEKMSEIEKLRLELQQEESRFAECGEQISSLSADLDRIPKLESNLASMKEEKDQLEKLLFESNRRLHTVVESINCIVIPVDSAFLEPVQKLNLLSEYIYDCQTAKKQTEQELREVKEAASILAGKLAEARATMKLLEDALNTVKNDLAQLAGEKNEMETGKKNIEIELQKTIEQRDESQSRVFKLESDVEGLEGSCREMRLKIEDYQAKEDRWKEKEAELLSSYNSLLMKVKEAEEPLLSASQLRTLMEMLSGIEIPLVESEDLEPHISADVKKLFSVIGSFTDLQNRINLLSNEKEELQSTLSRQNFEIQHLKGEIETHVRNKPDLEHMKMELSEVTFGLEKIIVVLGGKEFIGGQNSVGMKVLLPVLEKQVNAFLLEAKTSKSKAEELGTKLAGSQKVVNELSTKVKLLEDSIQGRTVPPEVVQERSIFEAPSASTGSEISEIEDLGSFGKNPISSAPLAAHVRTMRKGSTDHLALNIDSEADRLINSKETDKQKCRSFNSLNTSGLIPKQGKLIADRVDGIWVSGGQVLSSRPRARLGLIAYCLLLHIWLLGTVL, translated from the exons atgtcTGAATTTCACGATTTGGAAAATTCTGGAACTGTTGATAATCGACCTATTTATCCTCAATCTTCGACTAATCAGATTCAATTGAAATCtcag gtAGAGCTTTCTCATGTTGATAGCAGAGAAGATCTGTTTGTGGATGCTCCAGATGAGTTGAATAATGATAATAAGGAAGGTGGAATGCCCGCTGTAAGTCCAAACGTTGCCGTTTTGGAGGGAAAACGGAATGCAGTAGCTAGGCTGTTCGATGAAACGGATAATAATGATAGTAATCACTTCGTCAATGAAATGGAGCACCTGCGAGCTTTGCTGGAGCAGGCAGTTGACGAAAAAGAGAGACTTGAGGTCAAATATAAG GAAGAAATGGGGGTGTTCTCAAGGGAGATTCATATGAAGGATCAAGAGATTGAAAGGTTGAATGCAAGGGATATAAGTTCTGTAGCTGAAGCTGGGAAGGAGGTTTTTACAGAGAAGAACCGGCAGTATGAGGTTACGATGGAGAGGATTTTGGCTGCTCTTGCGTCAGTTGTTAATCAAGGAGATGTTATGGGTTATTCCAGTGGGGAACAGGTTGACCTTGTTGAGAAAAGCATGTTGGCATTAATCGAGAAGTATAACCAATTTCTTTTTGAAGTTAATCAACTTAGGCAGTGTTTGACAAAGGCTGAGTATGATTTTGGTGTGCAGGAGTTTGGGACTCTATTTGTTGCGGTCCGTgatgagttatttgagttgagGAGGAAGGAAGCACTGCTGGTTGAAAAAATAGGCCTTTTGGAAGATGAAAATAGGAAATTTGTTGAACAAGTTGAAAATGAGAAAGTGACAGTGAATACGCTGAATTCGGAGCTTGGAAAAACAAAGGCTGAGTGTGAAGAGGAAAAGATGAAGTGTGCTAATACTAAAGAAAAGCTGAATTTGGCCGTGACAGAAGGGAAGTCATTGGTTCAGCAGCGGGATGCTCTGAAGCAGTCTCTGGATGATAAAGCAAGTGAGCTTGATAAATGTCTGGCTGAATTGCAAGAGAAGACTAGTGCCCTAGAGGCTGCTGAATCACACAACCATGAATTGGTGAAAAGTGAAAACTTGGTTGCATCATTGCAAGAATTACTCTCGCAAAAGACCTTGATTGTTAAGACATTTGAACACATCCTGTCGCATCTTGATGTACCTGAGGAACTCCAATCAGTGGATATTGTTGGAAGAGCTAGATGGCTTGCTaatgaaagaaatgaattgAAGGGTGCTTCCTTGGACTTCTGTAGATTGAAAGATTCCATTTGTGCAATTGATTTACCAGAAAACATCTCCTTTTCTGATTTAGGTTCTCGCTTGGCTTGGCTTAAGGAATCTTTTTACCGGGCTAAAGATGATATAAATATGCTGCAAAATGAAATGTCCAGAACAAAGGAAGCTGCAAGTGATGAGATAGATAAATTGAGTGCTTTACGTTCAGCTGTACAACAAGAGAAGGACTACATTATGGAAGAATTAGATCACCTCAGAATTAAAAACGATGAAATTGTTGCAAAGGCAGAACAGATATCATTGGACAAGGATCATTTAAGCGATTCACTTGCAGCAGAACTAACTGAGAAGGATAAAATCCAAAAGGAGTTGGATGATCTcacaaataaatatgaaaatatagttGGGAAGGTCCATCAACTTTCATCAGAGAAAGATCAGATGTTTCGGTTGTTGGTAGAGGGTTCTGGAAAAGTGATGGGAGATCAAGAAGTGATCGAAGAGACTTCTTCTAATCTACCGGTGTTAATAGATAGGTGCTTAGAGAAGCTAAAGGAACAAACAAGTCCATCTGTGGAGACTCCTTTTGTGGATGCAGAACTGTTTGAAAAATACCAAAGTCTTTTGTATGTTAGGGATCTGGAGTTGATGCTTTTTAAGGAAATCCTAGAAGAAGATATGCTGGTGTGGTCACAACTGAATGATCTGTCAAATCAGTTCAGAGTAACTTCTCAGGAACTTTTTTCATTGAAGGAGGAGAAAGATGTTCTGCAAAAAGATCTTGAACGATCAGAGGAGAAAGCTGGTCTGGTGAGGGAGAAGTTAACAATGGCAGTTAAGAAAGGAAAGGGACTGGTTCAAGACCGGGACAACTTAAAAATTCTTCTGGAGGAAAAGAAGTCAGAAATTGAGAAGCTGAGGCTTGAGATACAACAGGAAGAATCTAGAGTTGCTGAGTGCAGGGATCAGATCAATACTTTGTCTGCTGATTTAGAGCGTGTACCGAAGTTGGAGAGCAACCTTGTAGCTATGAAAGAAGAAAGGGATCAACTTGAGAAGTTCCTAACTGAGAGCAATAGCATATTGCAAAGGGTAGTTGAATCTATTGATCGCATTGTTATTCCGGTTGACTCAGAATTTCTTGAGCCTGTAGAGAAGCTGGACTTGCTTGCTGGGTATATTGATGATTGTCAGACTGCCAATACACAGACTGAACAAGAGTTGATGGAAGTGAAGGAAGAGTCCAGTAACCTGGCTGGCAAGTTAGCCCAGGCCCAAGAAACTATGAAATTACTTGAAGATGCTTTGGCTGTTGTGAAAAATGATTTGTCTCAACTTGCTGAAGAGAAGAAGGAGATGGAATTTGATAAAAAACATATAGAAATAGAGTTGCAGAAAACAATTGAAGAAGCTCGTTTACTTGAAGAGGCTTGCGACGCTAGAAAGTCACTTGAAGAGGCGTTGTCACAGGCAGAAAATAAAACTTCAGTGCTTATCACTGAGAAAGAGGATGTCCAAGGTAACAAAGCTGCTTCAGATATGGAAGTGGAGAAAATGAGAGAGGAAATTGCTATTCAGACCAGCAGACTCGCAGAGGCATATAACACTATAACTACACTTGAAAATGCACTTTCTCTGGCAGAGAAGACTGTTGCTTCACTAACTGAACAAAATAACAATGCACAAGTGGAAATAACCAACTTGGACAATGAGCTGAAGAAACTAAAAAATGAAACTGATACACACACTAGCCAGCTGAAAGATGCTGGCATAACCATAAAATCGCTGGACAATGCGTTGGCTAAGGCAGAAAATGACTTTTCTGCACTTCTAGGTGAAAAAAGAACTGCTGATCAGGAGGTGTCAACTCTTAATTCCAAACTGAACGTATGCATGGAAGAGTTGGCTGGAAGCAGTGGCAACTTAGCAAGCAGATCAATGGAGTTGATTGGTCATCTCAACAATCTTCAAATGCTTGCCAAAGACCAAAGTTTGTTGTCTACAATGAGACAATGCTTTGACAGGAATACGGAGCGCCTTAAAGATATGGATCTTACCATTAAAAATGTAAGGGAGTATTTGTTTGACAAGGATTTGAAACTGCAGCAAGGTTACCCATTCAGTGAG GATATTGCTAGCCTGCTGAGACAATTTTCTGATGATATTGATAATACTTTAAACATTGAAATGGAGAATGATGAAGCAAATGCAATAAATGCTGTTGATGTTTCTTTATGTTTTAGAAGAGTTACTGAAGGGTTTCAGATGCGAAACAAAATCCTTGCAGATAGGTTTGAGGGCTTTTCAAGCTTCCTAGATGAGTCAATAGCAACCCTGTTAAAAAATTTACAGGCCATAGAAGATGAGGTAAAAAGTATGATCAAGCATAAGGAATCCTTTAAACAAGAATATGTTCAAAAGGAGTTGGACGATCTCACaagtaaatatgaaaaagtagTTGAGAAGGTCCATCAACTTTCATTAGAGAAAGACCAGATGGTCCAGTTGTTGGTAGAGGGTTCTGGAATAGTGATAGGTGAACAAGAAGGGACTGAAGAGGCTTCTTCTAATCTACCCGGGCTCATATATAGGTGCTTAGAGAAGATAAAGGAACGAAGTGCATCTTTGGAGACTCCTTTTGTGGATAAAgatcattttgaaaattttcaaagtcttTTGTATGTTAGGGGTCTGGAGTTGATGCTTTGTGAGGAAATTCTGGAAGAAGATATGTTGGTGAGGTCACAACTGAATGATCTGTCAAATCAGTTCAAAGTAACTTCTCAGGAACTTTTTGCATTGAAGGAGGAGAAAGATGTTCTGCAAAAAGGTCTTGAACAATCAGAGGAGAAATCTGGTCTGTTGAAGGAGAAGTTATCAATGGCAGTCAAGAAAGGGAAGGGATTGGTTCAAGATCGGGAAAAATTGAAAGTTCTTATGAAGGAAAAAATGTCAGAAATTGAGAAGTTGAGGCTTGAGTTACAACAGGAGGAATCTAGATTTGCTGAGTGCGGGGAGCAGATCAGTTCTTTGTCTGCTGATTTAGACCGCATCCCAAAGTTGGAGAGCAACCTTGCATCTATGAAAGAGGAGAAGGATCAACTTGAAAAGTTATTGTTTGAGAGCAATAGAAGATTGCATACGGTAGTTGAATCTATTAATTGCATTGTTATTCCAGTTGACTCAGCATTTCTAGAGCCTGTACAGAAGCTGAACTTGCTTTCTGAGTATATTTATGATTGTCAGACTGCCAAGAAACAGACTGAACAAGAGTTGAGGGAAGTGAAGGAAGCGGCTAGCATCCTGGCTGGCAAGTTAGCAGAGGCCCGAGCAACTATGAAATTACTTGAAGACGCATTGAATACAGTGAAAAATGATTTGGCTCAACTTGCTGGAGAGAAAAACGAGATGGAAACTGGTAAAAAGAATATAGAAATAGAGTTGCAGAAAACAATTGAACAAAGAGATGAATCTCAAAGCAGGGTTTTCAAGTTGGAGAGTGATGTAGAAGGATTGGAAGGTTCATGCAGAGAAATGAGGCTTAAGATAGAGGATTATCAAGCCAAAGAAGACAGATGGAAGGAAAAAGAGGCAGAACTTTTGTCATCGTACAATAGTTTGTTAATGAAAGTAAAAG AAGCTGAGGAGCCTCTGTTGTCAGCATCTCAATTAAGAACTTTGATGGAAATGTTAAGTGGGATTGAAATTCCTCTTGTGGAGTCTGAAGACCTGGAGCCCCATATCTCTGCTGATGTTAAGAAACTGTTTTCTGTTATTGGTAGTTTCACTGATTTGCAGAATCGAATAAATTTGCTCTCTAATGAAAAGGAAGAACTGCAGTCTACACTTTCAAGAcagaattttgaaattcagCATCTTAAAGGAgaaattgaaacacatgttagAAACAAGCCAGACTTGGAACATATGAAAATGGAGCTGTCTGAGGTTACATTTGGTTTGGAAAAGATTATTGTTGTGTTGGGAGGAAAGGAGTTCATTGGAGGCCAAAATTCTGTTGGTATGAAAGTGCTTTTGCCTGTTCTAGAAAAGCAGGTTAATGCATTCCTGTTGGAGGCCAAAACTTCAAAATCCAAAGCAGAGGAACTTGGTACCAAGTTGGCTGGAAGCCAAAAGGTCGTGAATGAATTGTCAACTAAGGTTAAGTTACTTGAAGATTCTATACAGGGTAGGACTGTTCCACCTGAGGTTGTCCAGGAAAGGAGCATCTTTGAAGCACCTTCTGCATCCACTGGGTCTGAAATATCTGAAATTGAAGATCtg GGATCATTTGGAAAGAACCCAATATCTTCTGCGCCCTTAGCTGCCCATGTCAGAACCATGCGAAAAGGATCAACTGACCATCTTGCACTTAATATTGACTCAGAAGCTGACCGCTTGATCAACAGCAAGGAAACTGATAAGCAGAAAT GTCGTTCGTTCAACTCCCTCAACACATCGGGTCTCATCCCAAAACAAGGAAAGTTGATTGCAGATCGAGTCGATGGAATCTG GGTATCCGGTGGTCAGGTTCTAAGCAGTCGTCCCAGAGCAAGGCTAGGCCTCATTGCCTATTGTCTTCTCCTGCATATATGGCTACTCGGAACCGTTTTATAA